The Glycine max cultivar Williams 82 chromosome 12, Glycine_max_v4.0, whole genome shotgun sequence genome window below encodes:
- the LOC100800819 gene encoding uncharacterized protein has protein sequence MDPNVIEIPPPTTNNNNTCNSIKQKEAIFHHEVINTDKDNDSTKLILFGQKVGKGKAIQTTHQNMEVCEDVIGKSRWTYGHSSSSESSNDEEDDDNCFDFFSKDYMTSQSSLSLEPTIKDPPGVQYSQTPLSKKKSNGSQQRRRKLKLPWEMGSSKSFESEKKPNICYSSNHKFVNNFEAKKLPLAGGTPHWGLPPADGALDWGLLFVGGALEWEFSHVGGIPYWGLLPAGAVSGTPLETPQWGLSPAGGGTPKWRLSHVGGTPHWGLQPAGSRAPKWGLSHIGGTSHWGLPPAGGIGGTPLETPQWGLPPVGGGTSEWGLSHVGGTPHWGLQPVRSGAPEWGLPHIGGTSHWGLPPAGGGTQKWELSHVGGTQHWGLLHASGVGGTPPAGGAPEWGLSHISGTPHWGLSPTSGVGGTPLAGGAPNWGQAGVSMMTVYNPYHSNFVGPSYHHPGSESINQMWSTNAYNLQAFPNYNYYYPYDYNYTAPFAHHFHVPPGPLIHNSWVYNSVGDGNNEATANNTVATISDEARGEILRKFQSFKQFDVIEDVSDHHFVHANSSMEQHSKHWAKRIQGEWKSLEKDLPDSIFVRVYESRIDLLRAVIIGAKGTPYHDGLFFFDVFFSSGYPHVPPQVHYHSGGLRLNPNLYSSGKVCLSLLNTWTGHQNEQWIPGVSTILQVLVSIQGLILVAKPFFNEPEYAHLSNSQYGEISSLKYNEDTFILSLRTMIYIMRRPPKNFKDFVAGNFCSRAHDILVACKAYIDGAQVGCVVKGGAQDVDQGDSSSSVQFRTSLAAFVNMLVNEFTQVGAKDCDKVFPLTAVGNSSSEMLTTVGNPSGVKLTAVGNMSGEMVAAVGNASGEMLVAAASIP, from the exons GCCATTTTTCATCATGAGGTGATCAACACAGACAAAGACAATGATTCTAccaagttaatattatttggtcAGAAAGTTGGCAAGGGGAAAGCGATTCAGACCACCCATCAAAACATG GAAGTGTGTGAGGATGTGATAGGTAAATCTAGATGGACTTATGGTCATAGTTCTAGTTCTGAGAGCTcaaatgatgaagaagatgatgacaattgctttgattttttttcaaaagattataTGACATCTCAGTCTTCATTGTCACTAGAGCCTACTATTAAGGACCCTCCTGGAGTACAATACTCTCAAACTCCCCTGAGTAAGAAGAAATCAAATGGCTCACAACAAAGGAGGCGGAAGTTAAAGTTGCCATGGGAAATGGGGTCATCTAAATCTTTTGAGAGTGAGAAGAAGCCTAACATTTGTTATTCTTCTAACCATAAATTTGTAAACAATTTTGAGGCCAAGAAACTGCCGCTTGCAGGTGGAACACCACATTGGGGACTGCCACCTGCAGATGGGGCACTGGATTGGGGATTGTTGTTTGTTGGTGGGGCACTAGAATGGGAATTTTCACATGTGGGTGGAATACCATATTGGGGACTGCTACCTGCAGGTGCTGTAAGCGGGACTCCGCTTGAGACACCACAATGGGGACTGTCACCTGCAGGGGGTGGAACACCAAAATGGAGATTGTCGCATGTAGGTGGAACACCACATTGGGGACTACAACCTGCAGGGAGTAGGGCACCAAAATGGGGATTATCGCATATAGGTGGAACATCACATTGGGGACTGCCACCTGCAGGTGGTATAGGTGGGACTCCTCTTGAGACACCACAATGGGGACTGCCGCCTGTAGGGGGTGGAACATCAGAATGGGGATTGTCGCATGTAGGTGGAACACCACATTGGGGACTACAACCTGTAAGGAGTGGGGCACCAGAATGGGGATTACCGCATATAGGTGGAACATCACATTGGGGACTGCCACCTGCTGGGGGTGGGACACAAAAATGGGAATTATCACATGTAGGTGGAACACAACATTGGGGACTGTTACATGCAAGTGGTGTAGGCGGGACACCACCTGCAGGTGGGGCACCAGAATGGGGATTGTCACATATAAGTGGAACACCACATTGGGGACTGTCACCTACAAGTGGTGTAGGCGGGACACCGCTTGCGGGTGGGGCACCAAATTGGGGACAAGCTGGAGTTTCAATGATGACAGTTTACAATCCATATCATTCAAATTTTGTTGGACCTTCATATCATCATCCAGGATCTGAATCTATTAATCAGATGTGGTCGACGAATGCTTATAATTTGCAGGCATTccctaattataattattattatccatatgattataattatacaGCTCCCTTTGCTCATCATTTTCATGTCCCTCCTGGGCCATTGATTCATAACTCTTGGGTTTATAATTCTGTGGGAGATGGAAATAATGAGGCAACTGCCAATAATACCGTTGCTACAATATCTGATGAAGCTAGAGGGGAAATTCTGAGGAAATTTCAAAGCTTTAAACAATTTGACGTTATTGAAGACGTTTCAGACCATCACTTTGTTCATGCCAACTCTTCCATGGAACAG CATTCAAAGCATTGGGCTAAAAGAATCCAGGGAGAGTGGAAGTCATTGGAGAAGGATTTACCAG ATTCAATATTTGTCAGAGTTTATGAATCGAGAATAGATCTTCTAAGGGCCGTGATTATTGGAGCAAAGGGAACACCTTATCATGATggccttttcttttttgatgtTTTCTTCTCGAGTGGCTATCCGCATGTACCTCCA CAAGTTCACTACCATTCTGGCGGGCTTAGGCTCAACCCAAATTTATATAGTAGTGGAAAAGTTTGTCTTAGTCTTCTTAACACCTGGACCGGCCATCAAAATGAGCAGTGGATTCCAGGTGTTTCAACAATTTTACAGGTTCTGGTCTCTATACAGGGTCTAATCTTGGTTGCGAAGCCTTTCTTTAATGAGCCTGAATATGCACATTTAAGCAATTCGCAATATGGTGAAATTAGTTCTTTGAAGTACAATGAGGACACATTCATCCTATCATTGAGGACAATGATATACATAATGAGAAGGCCTCCAAAG aATTTCAAGGACTTTGTTGCTGGGAACTTTTGCAGCCGAGCTCATGATATTCTGGTGGCATGCAAGGCATACATTGATGGTGCTCAAGTTGGTTGTGTGGTCAAAGGTGGGGCACAAGATGTTGATCAAGGTGACAGTAGCAGCTCAGTCCAGTTTAGGACATCTTTAGCTGCATTTGTGAATATGCTTGTTAATGAGTTTACACAAGTTGGAGCTAAGGATTGTGACAAAGTCTTTCCATTAACTGCTGTGGGAAATTCGTCCAGTGAAATGCTAACAACAGTGGGAAATCCATCTGGTGTAAAGCTGACAGCAGTGGGAAATATGTCCGGTGAAATGGTGGCAGCAGTGGGAAATGCGTCTGGTGAAATGCTTGTTGCTGCTGCATCAATTCCTTGA